In Capsicum annuum cultivar UCD-10X-F1 chromosome 11, UCD10Xv1.1, whole genome shotgun sequence, one genomic interval encodes:
- the LOC107847028 gene encoding uncharacterized protein LOC107847028, giving the protein MSTDHPTPFPGKFQHVKSRFNKNISKAPKIQSKEPSIPRQNRVFGTVKSTNVPTKTVSGKTLSKSSSGIVLKPSKSPKKTQSLTDSAENPANESAKKATIEENRTKPSKKSVCFQENKAAVAAAEPKTPAKSPVVAKPRLSGSITPFHSAEKCSKCRFDRLETSSYWLSQIKLAETVGKHTVSAAFFRLALESKAEPYRNIRLELKRYIRRHKHLSESKEWIEVCFSYGLLKDESNSIDKIGNNSKNKSIELECTIEKEEEEEEGNEVSFSLLC; this is encoded by the exons ATGTCTACGGATCATCCCACACCATTTCcag GTAAATTTCAACATGTGAAATCAAGATTCAATAAAAACATCTCTAAAGCACCAAAAATTCAATCCAAAGAACCATCCATTCCCag GCAAAACAGAGTTTTTGGGACAGTTAAAAGCACGAATGTTCCAACAAAGACAGTTTCAGGAAAGACATTGTCAAAATCATCATCTGGGATtgtcctaaaaccatccaaatcaCCAAAAAAGACACAATCTTTAACTGATTCTGCAGAAAATCCGGCGAACGAAAGCGCCAAGAAAGCCACTATAGAAGAAAACAGAACAAAACCAAGTAAGAAAAGTGTTTGTTTCCAAGAAAATAAAGCTGCTGTTGCTGCTGCTGAGCCTAAAACTCCTGCGAAATCGCCTGTTGTAGCGAAGCCTCGGCTTTCTGGTAGCATTACACCTTTTCATAGTGCTGAGAAATGCAGCAAATGTAGATTTGATAGGTTGGAGACATCAAGTTATTGGCTTTCTCAGATCAAATTGGCTGAAACTGTTGGAAAACATACTGTTTCTGCTGCTTTTTTTCGACTGGCTCTTGAATCCAAAGCTGAG CCCTATCGAAACATTCGATTGGAATTGAAAAGGTATATTCGTCGACACAAGCATTTATCGGAGAGCAAAGAATGGATAGAAGTTTGTTTTAGCTATGGATTATTGAAGGATGAAAGCAATTCTATAGACAAAATTGGTAATAATAGCAAGAACAAAAGCATTGAATTGGAATGTAccattgaaaaagaagaagaagaagaagaaggaaatgaAGTTTCATTTTCATTATTGTGTTAA